The following coding sequences are from one Primulina eburnea isolate SZY01 chromosome 15, ASM2296580v1, whole genome shotgun sequence window:
- the LOC140814093 gene encoding F-box protein At1g10780-like: MESLPDAIVQQILSLISNAKDVASCNCVSKRWKESLPCLRSLIFPRNLFDTLTNGNTPDAIVRQMVLSVVKLEELVVYCPFSSSGLASWLSIAGPSLKNLELRMDNIIEHQTSTEIPSKLDCIRVASNLESLKLWGVLMVYSPRWDVFHRLKNLEIVGARLEEHALSVALRACPNLSQLLLLGCEGLRYFSIENPHLEQCKLDFFGVGNCSLTINSTKLESLEVQGCSFIRVCETRFLTNLSIANNTGRVYMVDFGKLVALETLSIRGVQWCWDAISTMVKMASEVKHLYMKVEFTGDSETLLPFPEIDLVDFFNSHPKLQTFDIHGAMFAALCQKNSLKNVDSRFFIPCLEQVVVTVRSPLNAEQKMSTLDSLIKYAKNLRKMTIKILQMKSSHSSADDFFEDICRFRYMNRKIVSIE; encoded by the exons ATGGAGTCGCTACCTGATGCTATAGTCCAACAAATTTTATCCCTAATCAGCAATGCTAAGGATGTAGCCTCTTGCAACTGTGTCTCCAAGAGATGGAAGGAATCATTGCCCTGTTTGAGGAGTCTAATTTTTCCCAGGAATCTTTTTGACACTCTCACCAATGGAAACACTCCTGATGCCATAGTGAGACAAATGGTTTTGTCTGTTGTTAAGCTAGAAGAACTTGTGGTTTATTGTCCATTTTCGAGTTCCGGCCTTGCGTCTTGGCTATCTATAGCAGGACCCTCGTTGAAAAACCTTGAGCTCCGAATGGATAATATAATTGAGCACCAGACTTCAACTGAAATCCCTTCGAAGTTGGATTGCATCAGAGTAGCTTCAAATTTGGAGTCTCTTAAACTTTGGGGTGTTTTAATGGTCTATTCTCCAAGATGGGATGTTTTTCATAGGCTGAAGAATCTTGAAATAGTTGGTGCTAGGTTGGAAGAACACGCACTTTCTGTTGCTCTTCGTGCTTGTCCTAATTTGAGCCAGCTTTTGCTTCTTGGTTGTGAAGGGTTGAGATATTTTTCCATTGAGAATCCTCATCTTGAGCAGTGCAAACTCGATTTTTTCGGAGTAGGCAACTGCTCGCTCACGATCAACTCAACAAAGCTTGAGTCGCTTGAAGTACAAGGTTGTAGTTTTATCAGGGTTTGTGAAACTCGATTCTTAACAAATCTCTCCATTGCCAACAATACAG GAAGAGTTTATATGGtggattttgggaaactcgtgGCATTGGAAACATTGTCCATAAGGGGTGTGCAGTGGTGCTGGGATGCGATTAGCACAATGGTCAAAATGGCAAGTGAGGTTAAGCACCTCTACATGAAGGTCGAATTTACCGGTGATTCCGAAACACTTCTCCCTTTCCCTGAGATTGACTTAGTCGACTTCTTTAATAGCCATCCAAAGCTTCAAACTTTTGACATTCATGGTGCCATGTTTGCTGCTCTTTGCCAAAAGAACAGCCTGAAAAAT GTTGACTCCAGGTTTTTTATTCCATGCCTCGAGCAGGTTGTGGTCACTGTAAGATCGCCATTAAATGCTGAACAAAAGATGAGTACCTTGGATTCATTGATAAAGTATGCCAAGAATCTAAGAAAGATGACAATAAAGATTCTTCAGATGAAGAGCAGCCATAGCAGTGCTGATGATTTCTTCGAGGATATTTGCAGATTCAGATACATGAATCGCAAGATTGTTTCTATTGAATAG